AGTAAAGTTAAATTTGATTTTCCATATGAATTAGGGCCCTATACCTATATTTAGGATGTTAGAAACGATTTCCCTAAACTCGGAAGGATTTCACTATAAAACAAGTAGCTTCTAGGGACGGCTgttttgaaaaaaccgtccctaaagaaggatatttgggacggtgatggcctgaccgtccctaatagtcataaaatatttaaatcaaggctaaaatatgtccgtcccaaaaagaaaacatggccaaatagtattagtgacagtggaacaggggacggtacataaaccgtccctaataccttttgggacggttttttgtcctcttgggacgttttttggctgtcccaagaggccttctgttttgtagtgtttGAAGCCCTAGTATATAAGATTCTTAAATTTGTACACAATTAAAAACTGATGATTAATCCATCCATCCTTGCCCATCATACCGTCGGTTGTGCAACATTTGGGCAAGCCGGCGTAAAAACTATGTCCGATTTTGGGAGTTAACGTTGTCTCCTACCCTACATGGTACTTGATATTGGAAAAAGATTTCGGTTCTCGGTTCTCGATTGATACATCCGTCCTTCCtagagctgcacaagacccggtccaTTTTACCTGTACCGGTACGGAACCGAAAAAACCGGTCTTGAACCAAACCGGACCCGGAGTTGCCGGTACGTGTACAGGTTCTGAAAGTTGAGACCCGGAGTAGGTCGGTACATGTATTGGTTCTGGGGGAGTCCCGGCCTGTACCGGACCAAATGTCCCGGTTAATTAGAGCCGTTGATATCTTTGTTATTTTTAGATCTTATCCGTCCCTCCTAGGTATAGGAATCCCATCTATCGAGAGTCGAGACCATTCGTTTCAGTTTACTTATTCTTCGTTTTCTCTGAAGTGAAGAGCAGCAGCCACTCTGGTTCAATTTGTTAAggattcacttcttcttcttctttaccaacTCTGATTgagatttgttcttcttcttgtgaGATTTATTTCAATCTATTGTAAGTTGTAACTCGTCTCCTTTTCTCTCAACTGAAAGAAAAACAGCTGCACCATTCTTAATGTTaaattgagttagggttttcGCTTTTTTTATGCGTGTTAGTAATCAGAAGATGGATCTTGCTTTAAATTCGAAGTTGGCAGTGAATAAATGAAAAAATTGATATATTATGGTTTGAGTGGAGAATAAATTGAGTGGAAATGGGAACTAGGGTTTGTATCAGAATCTGAAATTGAAGAAAGGGTTCTGGTTGATTGAAGAGATTAATTGATTCCATGATGGGTATTAGGTTGATTCAAGAATTAGGGTTGATGTTTTTGGGAGTTGACTGATAATGGTGATATAATGGTGGAGTTGGTGTTGAAGTGAATCAATCACAGAGAAAGAATTGATCTGGGTTTAGAATGTTGAGTTGGGTACTTACCCTATTTGATTTTGCATGGTTCGAATACTTTCTAATTTGTGTTAATGAAAAATCCTTGTGATTTTTATTGCAGAGTGTTTGATGTTCTCTATTTTTACTTGTTTAATTTGTAATCTATACAATCAATAATGTGAAGCGAGTTTCTGCACACAACCTGTTTGTGTTAATGCCTCAAGCAAAATTTGGGTGTTGTCTAATGTTGGTATTACTACTTTCAGTGTCATTGATTATGTTGTGCAACAAATATTGGAGGTAAAAACCCGGTCCCAGTCAGTACCAGACTGGTCTTATAGGTACAGGTACAACTCCAGGTAcatgtacaggtaccggtcctcaaaatgaaGACATGGTcaactccaggtacaggtaccgggttCATAAGAAACCCTGACTGTAccgtcccatgtgcagccctagtcctTCCTTGATTAATGtcagaatacgggcatccaactcaaaaccaattggcaatgagtggagaggccctaagggattataaaccgcaggatcttagattgcccaacaatgtgggactaataatctcaacacgccccctcacgtgtagcctcgttgggtctaacacgtggacaattaaatcgggtgacgcggaataaaggcgcggtctaatgactcgtcgcaaatagcctgctctgataccatgtcagaatacgggcatccaactcaaaaccaattggcaatgagtggagaggccctaagaaattataaaccgcaggatcttagattacccaacaatgtgggactaataatctcaacaattaATATATAAAACACAAGAGGCACGAATCTTCATGCATGATTATCTTATACTTCCTCCGCAACTGATTGATGAAAGTCAATGGTTCTTCAGAATTATTCTAAACGGTATCATGTGGGCAGTACGTGTTTTCCTCAATTAATTAGACAAGTTAAATGCTGACATATGCAAACTAAATTAAGCAAATATTAGagttgcattaattaaaacaCAATGAAAGGTTCTCTTAATTAAAGCATTTGCTTAATTCAGATGCTCTTTTTAGTAAACGCCGACTGTTCAGACTATGCAATGGGTGTACTTGTATATCTATAAATATTTGAAGTGAATTCATAAATCTTTAACAAATACTGTTAATAAGTTTATCATGGCAAACATTTCTTCTTCTCGTTTGTCGACTCTCGGTTTGTTTTTGCTGGTTTTAGTTGGGTTCAATTCTCAACAGTAAGTTgttcatcttctttcttcttcattttattgacGTTTTTAATTATATAGACTGTATCGTATATGTCTGTGGCTAACAAAATCTTTTTTATGTTGGTAATTATACTAAATTTACAGAGGAGAGGGTTCGGTCACCAAGGCCTTTCAATGTGTAGCCGGTTATCAATGCACCGAGAAAACTCTTCTTGGTGATGATGTGGCCCCTGATTTCCAGGGATGCGGCTTGGGCTTCTGGAATCAGATCGGCTGCAACGGTGATCCGATCCCCAATTTTGGGTGTGTAGATTACTGCGCAGAAACATATGGCGCCGACAACGTTGTTGATGTGGACATCTGCAGTAACTATATGAATGGTAGTGGTCTTAATTGGTGCTTCTGCTGCGGTGCTTGACTGGAATTATAACAGAGGAATAAGAACAAACTACTTCTATCGATCTACTGTGTGATATTTGATGCTTTTGTGTTTCTTTATTTGCTtccgtttcttttcttttcctgtgTTTGTGGTTTGCTTAATTATTAGTAGTTGTAATTGTTGTCATTTCATGATCATTAGTACTACTATGTGAAAAATCTTATGCTTACTTTCTCAACATGAATAAATAAATGTTACAAGTTGGAGTATATCGATCGTTTCTGAGAGCCttgtatttcttttatttgtaGTCTCTCGTGATTTGTGTCAATAGAAGTATGCAGGTGAGATCACAGTAGATCCATACAAACCGCTCAAAAAAGATCACGTAAGGACCGCTTTTGGGATTAGCAGGGGTTTTCGTGGAGTTTTTTTTAAGAGGTTCGTGAAGAATTTTTGTTTGTTTCATTCATTTCTCTTATGAAATTCTGTGAATTTTGTACACATCACACACGTACAATTATGTGTTGAAATTGACTAATGTTTTAGTAACAATCACATATGAACATAAAATTGATCTAAGcatgtatttttagtgttttcGAATGAGAAACATAAAATTATTGAATGCACAATGAACATGCACATCTAGGTAGTCAAATTGGCTACTCTAACATAAATGGTTAGAGAAAGTTTGATGATCAAGGGATGCATACTACATATTTTAAAAAATTCATGCGtaaacactgatttgaaaactCTAATACGGGTAAATCTCCGGGATTTTTTAAAGAAAAGTGAACCTCTGAAGGACAAACCCTATAAAGTTTTGATGGATGTGGAATTTATTTCACACCATACAATATATTTCTAAAACCAGCAATTTAGCCATTATTGCTACGGTCATAAGTTTTAGAAATTTGTTGGCCGTATATTATACTGATTCTTCAGTGAATATGCTCTTTGTAATTAGCCATTACTTGTTGTATGTATACGTACATAAGGCACCCACATACTCAATTCAGATACAAAAATGGGTAACAGAAGCCGCTGCAATATAAGTTTATCATTGTTGCTGTTATTATCAGTTCTAGTTTCCGAATGTTCATCGATTCCGTTTTGTCCGGTGATGGTACACATAAAGAACGATATCGAAGGTTATGAAGCAGCGTTGGATTACCAATGCTTTTCCGATAACGACGATTTAGGTCAACGTACGCCACATCAAGGGGAGGAATGGCACTGGAAGTTTGGTGTAACACCTGGTTTTACATTATTTACTTTTGATATGCGTTGGTAAGAAAACTTGAATTATCGGCGGTATGACGGCAAGTTTGAAGTTTACTATGCAAATGGGTTAATAGGGAACAAATATAACGGGTTCTGCGGTGGTAATGGTCAGTGATCTATTCGACGAGATGGAGCGTATCTGTATCGCAAGGATAGAAAGGAGTGGCAGAGAAGAGGGGAGTGGCACTGACGCAGCTTGATTCAATCCATATAATCATCATAATTTATTGTCTAACTCGCTAGCTAGTATATTCAGTTAGTATTCTTAATGATGAAAATAACACAAACTATTGATAAATTGGCCTCCAAAATATTTCATTCAAAATTCAAGTAACATCATTCGAAGGAAGAAGTTGGTACCGCAAATGTTCTGTATAAACTGATCCAATTGATATATTCTTGCTTAGAAAGTGAAAAAGAATTAACTTATTCcagaaaggaaaaggaaaaataaataaagtaaaccATGTTTAGCAAATGGCCCGATGAGCCTATTATGTCCTGTATGGGGAATTCTAGTGCTAAAGGATTGATTAAGCTTTGTGAGGTGTGGAAAATGCATTAACTAACTCAGGTTTCCAGCTCTTAGCATCAATAAATTCAGACACATAAAAATTAGGATTAAGGATCCAATTGTCCCTAAAAGCAAGAATATCCAAACCATTTGTTACTTCCCAGTGGGAGTTtttagatatgaaatcaagaAGGAACGATGTAGCGATATAGACGGGAGTAGCATTGAAGCAAGTTTTTAGAACTGTGTTCAGATCCAGAAATGCATTACGCTCATTATGGAACATGGATACTCACAAACTATTGTTTGCATACGCATCATATAGAAACTGCCATGAAGAATCCAATATCTGAGTGTAATTAAGAGCTAATGAAGCAAGTTGATAACAAGTTTAGGAATGTGAGATATTATCTTTATGTATCGAATAAGTTTTATACTACAACAAGAGTTCAAGTCGGTATTGAGCACCTTTGTTTTACAGAACAACATCAAGGACTCCAATTGGGCAGATCAAAATGTCGGCTCTAATTACATTTTCTCAGTTCCAGGGAGCTAAATTAACCACTACAGAGACTAGATTCTACCCCACCACTTGTTAAATTTCGACGTAAACCTTCAACAATTCAGGAACTTCTTTCTCAAACTTACAAACAATTCCATAAACACCTTGTCAGACTTCGCTACTATCGTATTCATGTTATACTCCTGCTTAAGCGAACCCTTAGATCGCAGAATGCGAATACCCAAACACCTCGGAACAATCTTCCTCTCCAAATTATAAGTAAATAGTTCAGCACGTTGATCAATAGATTGCGCATCATACCCATTTCATTCACCAAAAAACACAAAAATGGTTGAATTTCAAGATACGTCTGCAGAGTTCATATGTGAAAAAACAGTTGTATAAGAAATATGATAACCCAAGAGAAGTTGAGAGCAATTGACCTTCTTGGTATCAATTTGTAGCCAGAAGGGAGATTTTTCTGTTCCTCCGATAAAGTTAAATAGGGGTTGATTTTAGCTGGAGAGAATATTATAACTCTCAGCAACAGGAAGAAGATCAGCAGCCATGTTTTTGACATTATTACTGTTCTCTGCAACAGGAAGAAGATCAGCAGCCGTGGGATTGATATTATCACTCTCAGCAGCCGGAAGAATATCAGCAGCCGAGGGATCAATTGCTTCTGGCACAGACAGAGATTCTCCTTGTGTGCCTGGGGACATGGGTTCTTCCAGAGCAGGAGCTTCTTTATCAGGCCCTAAAGTCTGTCATTTGGTGTTTTCTCCATTTGACTTCTCAACTCTATCAGGGTAACGGTTGCGACTTCGGCTACGACTCCTACTATGGCTACGAGTCCAGCTGCGGCTACTGCTCCTGCTCCTGCTTTGGCTTTTTCGCCTATGAATTCTATCAGGACTTGGACTGTAACTCCTGCTGTAACTTCTTCCCCTACTCCTACCATCTGAAATTCCCCTCCTGTTGTTAAAGCGCCCTCGCCCATCCATATTGTCATATCGATCATGTCCACGGTCATTTCGTCCACCACCAGGACCAGAGAATCCCTGACCACCGCGGTTTCCACGCCCACCAAAGAAATCGTTTCTTCCACCACCATGACTACCAAAACCACCATCTCTCATGCCACCACGGCATTAAAACCACCTCTCATGCCGGCACCTCGGCCACCAAAACCACCATCTCTCATGCCACCACGATCTCCAGAGTCGAAACGgccaccacc
This is a stretch of genomic DNA from Papaver somniferum cultivar HN1 chromosome 1, ASM357369v1, whole genome shotgun sequence. It encodes these proteins:
- the LOC113340049 gene encoding uncharacterized protein LOC113340049, producing MANISSSRLSTLGLFLLVLVGFNSQQGEGSVTKAFQCVAGYQCTEKTLLGDDVAPDFQGCGLGFWNQIGCNGDPIPNFGCVDYCAETYGADNVVDVDICSNYMNGSGLNWCFCCGA